The genomic segment GTGACCAATGACGCCTGGTTCGGTCGCACGCCCGGTCCATATCAGCACTTTGCGCAGGCGCGCATGCGCGCGATCGAGACCGGTCTTCCGCTCGTCCGGGCAGCCAATACCGGTATATCGGCTGTCGTCGATGGACGCGGAGCTGTCGTTGAGGAATTGGTAATTTTTGAGCGCGGCGTGCTCGATGCCAAGCTTCCGCAGAGGTTAAGCAGGACTCTCTACGGGATTTTTGGCGATCTTCCCGTGTTGTTTATTTCAATAGCTCTTGTTGTATTTGCGGGTCTATCGAAATACAACCGCTACTCGCGTAAAAATTGATATTTTTTGTTTGAGTTGAGTGATTAAAGTGTGATACAACCGTGAAATAGCCGATTGAAGGTTGATTCATGTACAAGTAAGGGGTTGCGGGCTTGCTTCAATCTCCAGGGTCTTGTGGGAGGACTCAGGGGAGCTTGTACAATCGAAAACGAGCGGACATTCGCCGCGAGAAAAAGAAAGAGCGACGTACATGCCCAGTAAGAAGTCTCCAAACCCGATAGACATACATGTCGGCAGCCGCGTCCGCCTGAGGCGGATGATGCTCGGCATGAGCCAGGAAAAACTGGGTGAAAGCCTTGGCATCACCTTCCAGCAGATTCAAAAATACGAAAAGGGCACCAACCGTATCGGTGCCAGCCGCCTGCAGCACATTGCGACCATTCTGAAAGTCCCGGTGTCATTCTTTTTCGAAGACGCGCCCGGCACGCCTGAGGAAGCGGAAGGGTTCGGAGAAACTCAGCCGACCTCTTATGTCGTCGATTTCCTGTCGTCCTCTGAAGGCCTGTCCTTGAACAAGGCCTTTGTGCGGATCGAGGATCCGAAGGTGCGACGCCGCATTGTCGATCTTGTGCGCTCCCTGGCCGGTGACGACTGATAATTTTTTATATTGCGCTTGACGCGGCGAAAAACATCTAAGATTGATGCACCTGAAGCGGCAATGTCATTTGCCGCTTCAGTTATATTCATTCCCAGAAGGACGATCGCCAATGGCACGTCAGAATTATCTCTTCACGTCCGAGTCCGTTTCTGAAGGACATCCGGACAAAGTCTGCGACCGCATTTCCGATGCTGTTGTCGACGCTTATCTCAAAGAAATGCCCGAGGCGCGCGTTGCCTGTGAAACCCTGGCAACGACAAATCGGATCGTCATTGCGGGCGAAACGCGCGGCCCGGCGAGCATCACCAACGAATATATCGCCCATCTTGCGCGCATGGCCGTCAAGGATATCGGCTACGAGCAGGATGGCTTCCATTGGGAAAATTGCGACGTTGCGGTTCATCTGCACGCGCAGTCCGCGCACATTGCGCAGGGCGTGGATGCCGGCGGCAACAAGGATGAAGGCGCAGGCGATCAGGGCATCATGTTTGGTTACGCTTGCCGCGAAACCGAAGAACTGATGCCGGCGCCGATCCTGTACTCGCACAAGATTCTCCAGCTTTTGGCTGAAGCGCGCAAATCCGGCAAGGAGCCGGTTCTGGGTCCGGATGCGAAAAGCCAGGTAACGGTCCGTTACGAAAACGGCAAACCTGTCGCCGCGACCTCCATCGTTCTGTCAACGCAGCATCTTGACCCCGCACTGACATCGGAAGATGTGCGCAGGATTGTCGAACCCT from the Roseibium sp. HPY-6 genome contains:
- a CDS encoding helix-turn-helix transcriptional regulator; its protein translation is MPSKKSPNPIDIHVGSRVRLRRMMLGMSQEKLGESLGITFQQIQKYEKGTNRIGASRLQHIATILKVPVSFFFEDAPGTPEEAEGFGETQPTSYVVDFLSSSEGLSLNKAFVRIEDPKVRRRIVDLVRSLAGDD
- the metK gene encoding methionine adenosyltransferase, whose amino-acid sequence is MARQNYLFTSESVSEGHPDKVCDRISDAVVDAYLKEMPEARVACETLATTNRIVIAGETRGPASITNEYIAHLARMAVKDIGYEQDGFHWENCDVAVHLHAQSAHIAQGVDAGGNKDEGAGDQGIMFGYACRETEELMPAPILYSHKILQLLAEARKSGKEPVLGPDAKSQVTVRYENGKPVAATSIVLSTQHLDPALTSEDVRRIVEPYIRTALPEGWISGETAWHVNPTGAFVIGGPDGDAGLTGRKIIVDTYGGAAPHGGGAFSGKDPTKVDRSAAYAARYLAKNVVAADLADRCTIQLSYAIGVSDPLSVYVDLHQTGRCDESKLEATLREVMGLSPRGIREHLKLNNPIYERTAAYGHFGRQPDADGGFSWEKADLVDELRPLAG